One part of the Streptomyces lydicus genome encodes these proteins:
- a CDS encoding AAA domain-containing protein, producing MTAIQDPYATGPRSAFDPAAAATAATDAILHDTLHGTRRGVVVDSPPGAGKSTLVVRAARELAAAGRPLMVVAQTNAQVDDLVLRLAGKDPELPVGRLHSSEPGAFDPALAELPSVRTSAKVADLAGLDIVVATAAKWAYTKVEEPWRHAIVDEAYQMRSDALLSVAGLFERALFVGDPGQLDPFSVVGAEQWAGLTHDPSTSAVATLLAHNPDLPQHRLPVSWRLPASAAPLVSSAFYPYTPFRSGTGDGDRRLAFGVPGDGSGVDRVLDEAAESGWGLLELPARHTPRTDPEAVGAVALVVRRLLDRGGAATSEQSPEPVPLTADRIAVGTAHRDQAAAVRTALAGLGVRDVTVDTANRLQGREFDVTVVLHPLSGRPDATAFHLETGRLCVLASRHRHACIVVCRAGVTDLLDEHPSTDPVRLGVTVKFPDGWEAHHAVLAHLEEHRVRWRP from the coding sequence ATGACGGCCATCCAGGACCCGTACGCGACCGGCCCCCGGTCCGCCTTCGACCCCGCCGCGGCGGCCACCGCGGCCACCGACGCGATCCTGCACGACACGCTGCACGGCACCCGGCGCGGCGTGGTCGTCGACTCCCCGCCCGGCGCCGGCAAGTCGACGCTGGTGGTCCGCGCGGCCCGGGAACTCGCCGCCGCCGGGCGCCCGTTGATGGTGGTGGCGCAGACCAACGCCCAGGTCGACGACCTCGTGCTGCGGCTCGCCGGGAAGGACCCCGAGCTGCCGGTGGGCCGGCTGCACAGCAGCGAACCGGGCGCCTTCGACCCGGCGCTGGCGGAGCTGCCGTCGGTGCGTACGTCCGCCAAGGTCGCCGATCTGGCCGGGCTGGACATCGTCGTCGCGACGGCGGCGAAGTGGGCCTACACCAAGGTCGAGGAGCCCTGGCGACACGCCATCGTGGACGAGGCGTACCAGATGCGGTCGGACGCGCTGCTGAGCGTGGCCGGGCTCTTCGAACGGGCGCTGTTCGTCGGCGACCCGGGCCAGCTGGACCCCTTCAGCGTCGTCGGCGCCGAGCAGTGGGCCGGTCTGACCCACGACCCGTCGACCAGCGCGGTCGCCACCCTCCTGGCGCACAACCCCGACCTCCCGCAGCACCGCCTGCCCGTCTCGTGGCGGCTGCCCGCCTCCGCGGCGCCGCTCGTCTCCAGCGCGTTCTACCCGTACACACCGTTCCGCAGCGGCACCGGGGACGGGGACCGGCGGCTGGCGTTCGGTGTGCCGGGGGACGGCTCGGGGGTGGACCGGGTGCTGGACGAGGCGGCGGAGTCCGGCTGGGGCCTGCTGGAGCTGCCCGCCCGGCACACCCCGCGGACGGATCCGGAGGCGGTGGGCGCGGTGGCCCTGGTGGTGCGGCGGCTGCTGGACCGCGGTGGCGCGGCGACCAGCGAGCAGTCCCCGGAGCCCGTGCCCCTGACGGCGGACCGGATCGCGGTCGGCACGGCCCACCGCGACCAGGCCGCGGCCGTCCGCACCGCGCTCGCGGGCCTGGGGGTGCGGGACGTCACGGTGGACACCGCCAACCGCCTGCAGGGCCGCGAATTCGACGTGACGGTCGTCCTCCACCCGCTGTCCGGCCGGCCCGACGCCACCGCCTTCCACCTGGAGACCGGCCGGCTGTGCGTGCTGGCCTCCCGCCACCGCCACGCCTGCATCGTGGTCTGCCGCGCCGGCGTGACCGACCTGCTGGACGAGCACCCGTCGACCGACCCCGTGCGGCTGGGCGTCACGGTCAAGTTCCCGGACGGCTGGGAGGCCCACCACGCGGTACTGGCGCACCTGGAGGAACACCGCGTGCGGTGGCGTCCCTAG